A single Sorex araneus isolate mSorAra2 chromosome 8, mSorAra2.pri, whole genome shotgun sequence DNA region contains:
- the SNRPA gene encoding U1 small nuclear ribonucleoprotein A isoform X1: MAVPEARPNHTIYINNLNEKIKKDELKKSLYAIFSQFGQILDILVSRSLKMRGQAFVIFKEVSSATNALRSMQGFPFYDKPMRIQYAKTDSDIIAKMKGTFVERDRKREKRKPKSQETPSAKKAVQGGAAAPVGMPPMTQAPRIMHHMPGQPPYMPPPGMIPPPGLAPGQLPPGAMPPQQLMPGQMPPAQPLSENPPNHILFLTNLPEETNELMLSMLFNQFPGFKEVRLVPGRHDIAFVEFDNEVQAGAARDALQGFKITQNNAMKISFAKK, from the exons ATGGCGGTTCCCGAGGCCCGCCCCAACCACACTATTTATATCAACAACCTCAACGAGAAGATCAAGAAGGATG AGTTGAAGAAATCCCTGTACGCCATCTTCTCCCAGTTTGGCCAGATCCTGGACATTCTGGTGTCAAGGAGCCTGAAGATGAGAGGTCAGGCCTTCGTCATCTTCAAGGAGGTCAGCAGCGCCACCAATGCCCTGCGCTCCATGCAGGGCTTCCCCTTCTACGACAAGCCCATG CGCATCCAGTATGCCAAGACCGACTCGGATATCATTGCCAAGATGAAGGGCACCTTCGTGGAACGGGACCGCAAGCGGGAGAAGAGGAAGCCCAAGAGCCAGGAGACGCCGTCGGCCAAGAAGGCCGTGCAGGGCGGCGCGGCTGCGCCCGTG GGCATGCCACCCATGACCCAGGCACCCCGCATCATGCACCACATGCCGGGCCAGCCTCCCTACATGCCGCCTCCTGGCATGATCCCGCCGCCAGGCCTTGCACCGGGCCAGCTCCCTCCAGGGGCCATGCCCCCTCAGCAGCTCATGCCTGGTCAGATGCCACCTGCCCAGCCT CTTTCAGAAAACCCACCCAATCACATCTTGTTCCTCACCAACCTGCCTGAAGAGACCAACGAGCTCATGCTGTCCATGCTTTTTAACCA GTTCCCTGGCTTCAAGGAGGTGCGGCTGGTGCCCGGGCGGCATGACATTGCCTTTGTGGAGTTTGACAACGAGGTGCAGGCAGGCGCGGCTCGTGACGCCCTGCAAGGCTTCAAGATCACCCAGAACAATGCCATGAAGATATCTTTTGCCAAGAAGTAg
- the SNRPA gene encoding U1 small nuclear ribonucleoprotein A isoform X2, giving the protein MAVPEARPNHTIYINNLNEKIKKDELKKSLYAIFSQFGQILDILVSRSLKMRGQAFVIFKEVSSATNALRSMQGFPFYDKPMRIQYAKTDSDIIAKMKGTFVERDRKREKRKPKSQETPSAKKAVQGGAAAPVVGAVQGPVPGMPPMTQAPRIMHHMPGQPPYMPPPGMIPPPGLAPGQLPPGAMPPQQLMPGQMPPAQPLSENPPNHILFLTNLPEETNELMLSMLFNQFPGFKEVRLVPGRHDIAFVEFDNEVQAGAARDALQGFKITQNNAMKISFAKK; this is encoded by the exons ATGGCGGTTCCCGAGGCCCGCCCCAACCACACTATTTATATCAACAACCTCAACGAGAAGATCAAGAAGGATG AGTTGAAGAAATCCCTGTACGCCATCTTCTCCCAGTTTGGCCAGATCCTGGACATTCTGGTGTCAAGGAGCCTGAAGATGAGAGGTCAGGCCTTCGTCATCTTCAAGGAGGTCAGCAGCGCCACCAATGCCCTGCGCTCCATGCAGGGCTTCCCCTTCTACGACAAGCCCATG CGCATCCAGTATGCCAAGACCGACTCGGATATCATTGCCAAGATGAAGGGCACCTTCGTGGAACGGGACCGCAAGCGGGAGAAGAGGAAGCCCAAGAGCCAGGAGACGCCGTCGGCCAAGAAGGCCGTGCAGGGCGGCGCGGCTGCGCCCGTGGTAGGCGCTGTCCAGGGACCTGTCCCg GGCATGCCACCCATGACCCAGGCACCCCGCATCATGCACCACATGCCGGGCCAGCCTCCCTACATGCCGCCTCCTGGCATGATCCCGCCGCCAGGCCTTGCACCGGGCCAGCTCCCTCCAGGGGCCATGCCCCCTCAGCAGCTCATGCCTGGTCAGATGCCACCTGCCCAGCCT CTTTCAGAAAACCCACCCAATCACATCTTGTTCCTCACCAACCTGCCTGAAGAGACCAACGAGCTCATGCTGTCCATGCTTTTTAACCA GTTCCCTGGCTTCAAGGAGGTGCGGCTGGTGCCCGGGCGGCATGACATTGCCTTTGTGGAGTTTGACAACGAGGTGCAGGCAGGCGCGGCTCGTGACGCCCTGCAAGGCTTCAAGATCACCCAGAACAATGCCATGAAGATATCTTTTGCCAAGAAGTAg
- the MIA gene encoding melanoma-derived growth regulatory protein — protein MACSLVFLGVFILLSTYPGPSVGGRSMPKLADRKLCADEECSHPISMAVALQDYIAPDCRFLTIHRGQVVYVYSKLKGRGRLFWGGSVQGDYYGDTAARLGYFPSSVVREDQTLKPGKIDVKTDKWDFYCQ, from the exons ATGGCCTGCTCACTGGTGTTCCTGGGCGTCTTCATCTTACTGTCTACCTACCCTGGGCCTAGCGTCGGGGGCCGCTCCATGCCCAAGCTAGCTGACCGGAAGCTTTGTGCTGATGAGGAATGCAGCC ACCCCATCTCCATGGCGGTGGCCTTGCAGGACTACATAGCCCCAGACTGCCGGTTCCTCACCATACACAGGGGCCAGGTGGTATATGTCTACTCCAAGCTGAAGGGCCGAGGCCGGCTCTTCTGGGGAGGCAGT GTTCAGGGAGATTATTATGGAGACACGGCTGCACGCCTGGGCTATTTCCCAAGCAGTGTAGTACGGGAGGACCAGACTCTAAAACCTGGCAAGATAGATGTTAAGACAGAT AAATGGGATTTCTACTGCCAGTGA
- the RAB4B gene encoding ras-related protein Rab-4B, whose translation MAETYDFLFKFLVIGSAGTGKSCLLHQFIENKFKQDSNHTIGVEFGSRVVNVGGKTVKLQIWDTAGQERFRSVTRSYYRGAAGALLVYDITSRETYNSLAAWLTDARTLASPNIVVILCGNKKDLDPEREVTFLEASRFAQENELMFLETSALTGENVEEAFLKCARTILNKIDSGELDPERMGSGIQYGDASLRQLRQPRSAQAVSPQPCGC comes from the exons ATGGCCGAGACTTACG ACTTCCTCTTCAAATTCCTGGTGATTGGCAGCGCAGGAACTGGCAAATCATGTCTCCTTCATCAGTTCATTGAGAATAAGT TCAAGCAGGATTCCAACCACACGATTGGCGTGGAGTTCGGATCCCGGGTGGTCAACGTTGGGGGGAAGACGGTGAAGCTACAGATTTGGGACACAGCCGGCCAGGAGCGGTTCCG gtCAGTGACACGGAGCTATTACCGGGGGGCAGCTGGAGCCCTGCTGGTGTATGACATCACCAG CCGAGAGACCTATAATTCCCTGGCCGCCTGGCTGACGGATGCACGCACGCTGGCCAGCCCCAACATCGTGGTCATCCTCTGTGGCAACAAGAAGGACCTGGACCCCGAGCGTGAGGTCACTTTCCTGGAGGCCTCCCGTTTTGCCCAGGAGAATG AGCTCATGTTCCTAGAAACCAGTGCTCTTACGGGCGAAAACGTGGAGGAAGCCTTCCTGAAGTGTGCCCGTACCATCCTGAACAAGATTGACTCAG gtGAGCTGGACCCAGAGAGGATGGGTTCCGGCATTCAGTACGGGGACGCGTCCCTGCGCCAGCTGCGGCAGCCTCGGAGTGCGCAGGCCGTGAGCCCTCAGCCTTGTGGCTGCTGA